In one Populus nigra chromosome 12, ddPopNigr1.1, whole genome shotgun sequence genomic region, the following are encoded:
- the LOC133669457 gene encoding uncharacterized protein LOC133669457 — protein sequence MEIVAAKTLCLGLNLKLISHKHTVDVFTPNLTRKIPSFSHQMRCGAQGFWRRENGRCFTPVAAVVSAAEDVEVSSSRFKDCTVMITSTNEDQELKIRVEVSGAKTRAIFEDVFKKMVTAAQPIPGFRRVKGGKTPDIPRDILLEVLGPSKVYKEVIKKVINSTVAEYVDKEGLKVSKDLRVEQSFEDLEDAFEPDEKFSFDAVIQLQQTT from the exons aTGGAAATAGTAGCGGCTAAAACCCTCTGCCTGGGCTTAAACCTCAAG TTAATAAGTCACAAGCATACAGTGGATGTCTTTACTCCAAATCTAACTCGCAAAATACCATCCTTTTCCCATCAAATGAGATGTGGGGCTCAAGGATTTTGGAGAAG GGAAAATGGTAGATGTTTTACTCCTGTTGCGGCTGTAGTATCAG CTGCTGAAGATGTTGAAGTATCTTCCTCTCGGTTCAAAGATTGCACAGTGATGATTACGAGTACCAATGAAGATCAAGAATTGAAG ATAAGAGTGGAAGTATCTGGTGCTAAAACTAGAGCAATTTTTGAagatgttttcaaaaaaatggtTACTGCAGCCCAGCCAATCCCAGGATTTCGAAGAGTAAAAGGAG GAAAAACACCGGAT ATACCTAGAGACATTTTGTTAGAAGTTCTTGGACCTTCAAAAGTTTACAAGGAAGTGATCAAGAAAGTCATAAACTCTACTGTAGCTGAATATGTTGACAAG GAAGGCTTAAAAGTTAGCAAAGACTTGAGAGTTGAACAAAGCTTTGAAGATCTTGAAGATGCATTTGAACCAGATGAAAAATTCAGCTTTGATGCTGTCATTCAGCTTCAACAAACAACTTGA
- the LOC133669204 gene encoding uncharacterized protein LOC133669204, whose product MAAMTTTASTLQLQQLRNLSFYKCLSLSSSSSSTNSIVFFQSHFTCNKLLLFSSNPNLRVLKHVGVKPISAVGSGMEASIAETNEKLIALKNVKIVIESQEEDKMQVRVDLSGDETQKVFNKALTDLARSAPPIPGFRREKGGKTTNVPREFLLQILGEDRVTNFVIQEIVTSTMADYVKKENLKVKENKINTTQKAEELKKVFVPGNEFGFNAVLELEKPEAETENENETETETETGTEPEPEPEPETSS is encoded by the exons ATGGCGGCGATGACGACGACAGCATCAACTTTACAACTCCAACAACTTCGAAACCTCTCCTTTTACAAA TGTCTTTCTTTgagcagcagtagcagcagcacAAATAGCATCGTTTTCTTTCAATCTCACTTTACTTGCAATAa gctattattattttcttctaatcCAAATTTGAGAGTGCTTAAACATGTGGGAGTCAAGCCTATATCTGCTGTTGGGTCAG GTATGGAGGCATCAATTGCAGAAACGAATGAGAAACTAATAGCAttgaaaaatgttaaaatagttattgaatCCCAAGAGGAAGATAAGATGCAG gtcAGAGTGGATTTGAGTGGAGATGAGACTCAAAAGGTGTTCAACAAGGCCTTGACTGATTTAGCTCGTTCGGCACCTCCGATTCCAGGATTTCGAAGAGAGAAAGGAG GAAAAACAACAAAT GTTCCAAGGGAATTCCTCCTACAAATCCTTGGAGAAGATCGTGTAACTAATTTTGTGATACAAGAAATAGTCACCTCAACCATGGCAGATTATGTGAAGAAG GAAAATCTGAAGgttaaggaaaacaaaattaacaccACTCAAAAGGCAGAAGAACTCAAGAAAGTGTTTGTGCCTGGAAATGAATTTGGATTTAATGCTGTTCTAGAGCTTGAAAAACCTGAAGCTGAAACtgagaatgaaaatgaaactGAAACTGAAACTGAAACTGGAACTGAACCTGAACCTGAACCTGAACCTGAAACATCAAGTTAA
- the LOC133670117 gene encoding uncharacterized protein LOC133670117 isoform X2 — protein MAYYYKSLNLHHMWKGGFHCVGGNFAAASRIVGFNNLSNFKRKVFLSRPSSAVLSNKGYCSLSQVVSAIPQSNVLNSSKSENEVVHQDLVKREENAAEANNPSNGRVMLIDGTSVIYRAYFKLLAKVHHGHLTHADGNGDWVLTIFSALSFIIDVLGFMPSHAVVVFDHDGLNFRHTLYSLYKSNRPPTPDTVIQGLPYLKAAIKAMSVKVIEVPGVEADDVIGTLAVNSVKDGFKVRVVSPDKDFFQILSPSLRLLRIAPRGLEMVSFGMEDFAEKYGGLKPSQFVDVMALMGDKSDNIPGVEGIGVVHAVELISRFGTLENLLKCVDQVEGESIRKALRQNANQAVLSKELAKLRCELPEYMVPFATTDLIFKKPEDNGEKFTNLLTAVSSYAEGFSADMIIRRASKLWEKLEAR, from the exons ATGGCTTACTACTACAAGTCATTGAATCTCCACCACATGTGGAAAGGAGGGTTTCACTGTGTGGGAGGAAATTTTGCAGCAGCGAGTCGGATTGTTGGCTTTAATAACCTTTCCAATTTTAAGAGAAAGGTTTTTCTGTCTCGTCCTTCATCAGCTGTTCTATCAAACAAG ggCTACTGTAGTTTATCTCAAGTTGTTTCTGCAATTCCTCAAAGTAATGTACTAAACTCTTCCAAAAGTGAAAACGAGGTGGTCCACCAAGATTTGGTCAAGCGTGAAGAAAATGCCGCGGAGGCTAATAATCCTTCAAATGGAAGAGTAATGCTTATAGATGGTACATCGGTCATTTATAGAGCTTACTTCAAGCTTTTAG CAAAGGTGCATCATGGTCATCTAACACATGCAGATGGCAatggagattgggttttaactATATTTTCTGCGCTATCTTTT ATAATTGATGTCCTGGGATTCATGCCTTCCCATGCAGTG GTGGTATTTGATCATGATG gcTTGAATTTTCGCCACACTTTATATTCTTTATACAAGAGCAACCGCCCTCCTACGCCTGATACTGTCATCCAGGGACTTCCATATTTGAAAGCTGCTATCAAAGCTATGTCCGTTAAGGTGATTGAG GTACCTGGGGTAGAAGCAGATGATGTCATTGGAACATTGGCTGTAAATAGTGTCAAGGATGGGTTTAAG GTACGAGTTGTTTCTCCGGACAAAGACTTTTTTCAGATTCTTTCTCCTTCATTACGTCTTCTACGGATTGCACCACGTGGCCTTGA GATGGTTTCATTTGGAATGGAGGATTTTGCTGAAAAATATGGAGGATTGAAACCTTCTCAGTTTGTTGATGTAATGGCTCTTatgggtgacaaatctgataaTATTCCAG GAGTTGAAGGAATTGGAGTTGTCCATGCTGTGGAACTGATCTCTAGATTCG GCACATTGGAGAATTTGTTGAAATGTGTTGATCAAGTAGAAGGGGAGAGCATTAGAAAG GCCTTGAGACAGAATGCTAATCAGGCAGTACTAAGCAAGGAGCTG GCAAAGTTGCGTTGTGAGCTTCCAGAGTACATGGTTCCATTTGCTACCacagatttgatttttaagaaaCCTGAG GACAATGGTGAGAAATTTACAAACCTCTTGACTGCCGTCAGCTCTTATGCTGAAGGCTTTTCAGCTGACATGATCATCAGAAGAGCTTCCAAGTTGTGGGAAAAGCTTGAAGCAAGGTGA
- the LOC133670117 gene encoding uncharacterized protein LOC133670117 isoform X1: MAYYYKSLNLHHMWKGGFHCVGGNFAAASRIVGFNNLSNFKRKVFLSRPSSAVLSNKGYCSLSQVVSAIPQSNVLNSSKSENEVVHQDLVKREENAAEANNPSNGRVMLIDGTSVIYRAYFKLLAKVHHGHLTHADGNGDWVLTIFSALSFIIDVLGFMPSHAVVVFDHDGVPYGKSSVSPNKTVMEKGLNFRHTLYSLYKSNRPPTPDTVIQGLPYLKAAIKAMSVKVIEVPGVEADDVIGTLAVNSVKDGFKVRVVSPDKDFFQILSPSLRLLRIAPRGLEMVSFGMEDFAEKYGGLKPSQFVDVMALMGDKSDNIPGVEGIGVVHAVELISRFGTLENLLKCVDQVEGESIRKALRQNANQAVLSKELAKLRCELPEYMVPFATTDLIFKKPEDNGEKFTNLLTAVSSYAEGFSADMIIRRASKLWEKLEAR, encoded by the exons ATGGCTTACTACTACAAGTCATTGAATCTCCACCACATGTGGAAAGGAGGGTTTCACTGTGTGGGAGGAAATTTTGCAGCAGCGAGTCGGATTGTTGGCTTTAATAACCTTTCCAATTTTAAGAGAAAGGTTTTTCTGTCTCGTCCTTCATCAGCTGTTCTATCAAACAAG ggCTACTGTAGTTTATCTCAAGTTGTTTCTGCAATTCCTCAAAGTAATGTACTAAACTCTTCCAAAAGTGAAAACGAGGTGGTCCACCAAGATTTGGTCAAGCGTGAAGAAAATGCCGCGGAGGCTAATAATCCTTCAAATGGAAGAGTAATGCTTATAGATGGTACATCGGTCATTTATAGAGCTTACTTCAAGCTTTTAG CAAAGGTGCATCATGGTCATCTAACACATGCAGATGGCAatggagattgggttttaactATATTTTCTGCGCTATCTTTT ATAATTGATGTCCTGGGATTCATGCCTTCCCATGCAGTG GTGGTATTTGATCATGATG GAGTACCGTATGGAAAATCTAGTGTTTCACCCAACAAAACTGTCATGGAAAAAG gcTTGAATTTTCGCCACACTTTATATTCTTTATACAAGAGCAACCGCCCTCCTACGCCTGATACTGTCATCCAGGGACTTCCATATTTGAAAGCTGCTATCAAAGCTATGTCCGTTAAGGTGATTGAG GTACCTGGGGTAGAAGCAGATGATGTCATTGGAACATTGGCTGTAAATAGTGTCAAGGATGGGTTTAAG GTACGAGTTGTTTCTCCGGACAAAGACTTTTTTCAGATTCTTTCTCCTTCATTACGTCTTCTACGGATTGCACCACGTGGCCTTGA GATGGTTTCATTTGGAATGGAGGATTTTGCTGAAAAATATGGAGGATTGAAACCTTCTCAGTTTGTTGATGTAATGGCTCTTatgggtgacaaatctgataaTATTCCAG GAGTTGAAGGAATTGGAGTTGTCCATGCTGTGGAACTGATCTCTAGATTCG GCACATTGGAGAATTTGTTGAAATGTGTTGATCAAGTAGAAGGGGAGAGCATTAGAAAG GCCTTGAGACAGAATGCTAATCAGGCAGTACTAAGCAAGGAGCTG GCAAAGTTGCGTTGTGAGCTTCCAGAGTACATGGTTCCATTTGCTACCacagatttgatttttaagaaaCCTGAG GACAATGGTGAGAAATTTACAAACCTCTTGACTGCCGTCAGCTCTTATGCTGAAGGCTTTTCAGCTGACATGATCATCAGAAGAGCTTCCAAGTTGTGGGAAAAGCTTGAAGCAAGGTGA